CACGTCTGCCGGCCTGGTTACCAGCCTGGCCCCCTGACGAATAAGCAAATTGGTACCGGCACTCAGGTTACTGTTAATATTACCCGGTACAGCCATAACCTCCCTTCCCTGTTCAAGGGCTAAATCAGCCGTAATCAGTGCCCCGCTTTTTGCCGCTGCTTCAACAACCAGCACGCCCCGACTCAAGCCACTGATAATACGATTACGGCTGGGAAAATGCCATGGTTGGGGTACTGTACCCGGGGGATACTCTGTCAGCACCGCCCCTTTTTCCATAATTTGCTTCATCAGCCTTTCATTCTCCCTGGGATATACAACATCCGGGCCGCATCCCAGAACAGCAATTGTGCAGCCGGTACGCAGCGCCCCGTGATGTGCCGCACTGTCAATACCCCTGGCCATGCCGCTGACAATAGTTAGGCCTGTTCCCGCCAGTTCAGCCGCAAAGGACTCAGCAGCAGCCAGCCCGTAGGGTGTAGGCCGCCGGGAACCAACTATGGCCAGAGCTGCTTGTTCCACATCCGGCAAATGACCTCTGACAAAAAGAGCCGGCGGCGGGTCATAAATGGCTTTTAACAACGGCGGGTACCCTGAGTCAGCAATGGTTATAATTTGACAATTTATTTTTTCAAGATAGGACAGCAGCCGGTGATACTGTAAACTTTCCCGCCGCTTGACCAACCGGCGGGCACCCTCGCGACCAAGCAAAGGAATGGCCGCCAGCCGGTTCTGGCTGGCCTGCCAGGCCTGTTCGGGGGAGCCGAAATAATTTATTATCTCCCAAACCCGTCGGCCGGCGCCGGGCATAAGTAGCTGCCAGCAAATCCAATATTCCCGGTTTTGCAAGATACCACCCCTGCAGTAAGATTTTTACCACTTTCGGGATGGCAAATGGTTTTTCCTTCCAAGTTGCTAAATTTTTATGAATTCGCCGTTAAAGAAAGAATTTGGGATAAGTCCTGCGCCTGCTTAAACATGTCATGGTGCAAATCCCCCAGTTCCTTCAGCCGGCAGAAGACAGTATTGAGGGTGAAATCTGACGGCATGATACATCCGGCTTCGATTTCTTCCCATAAAACAGGGGTTGATACAGGCGCTCCGGGCAACGGTCTTAAGCTATAAGTCCAGGCCATACTTTTACCCCGGGTGTTTTGCAAATAGTCTACATATACTTTGTGGGGTTCCCTTGCTGCCAGCGCCCTGGTGACGGTGGCCTTGTCGGGCACTGCCCGGGTTACCAAACCGGCCAGCCACTCCATCGCACCGGTGACTTCCCGGAAAGTATAAACAGGCCTTATGGGAATAAAAATATGTATCCCTGCCGCTCCCGAGGTTTTGGGAAAACCCAGTAAACCAAGGTAATCAAGCACTTGGCGCACCACTTCGGCCACCGCCAGGACATCTTGAAAGGCAGCCTGCCGGCCCGGATCCAAATCAATAACCGCTAAATCCGGATATTCCACCCGGGGATGGCGGGATAGCCAGGCGTGCATTTCAATGCAACCCTGATTAGCCAGCCAAACCAGTGTGGCCGTATCATGACAGACAATATAATTTACCCTTTTTTTACTGTGCCTGATGCTGACGGTTTGCATCCATTCGGGTGCATAATCCGGACATTCCTTGTGGTAAAAATATTCACCTGACACGCCGTGGGGATAGCGTTTCATCACCAGGGGCCGCCCTTTGATGTGAGGCAACAAAAAGGGCGCAATGTCCGTATAATACTTTATTAAATGAGCTTTGGTCAAGCCTTCCGGCCATATTAACTTGCTTAAATTAGAGAGCTTAAGTTGTTTTCCTTCCAGGGTTACTTCTGTAACAGCGGTGGCAACCAAACTGCATCCTCCTTTCCCCAACCGTTACTAGTTGTACCCCGGCAGAAAAAAAATAGCCCGGCCAAAGCCGGGGCTGGCATAACAATTAGGTTAAGTAGAAAAAGTACAGGTACACAGAAGATATGATAATAGATACCAGCATGAGCGGGAAGGCCACTTTCATAAAGCCCAGGAAAGTAAAGCGAATACCCTGCTTTTCCGCCATACCGGCCACCACCACGTTGGCTGAAGCACCAATGATGGTACCGTTGCCGCCCAGGCAGGCCCCCAGGGCCAAGGACCACCACAGGGGATCCAGGTTGGCAATGCCGCCCAAGCGGCCCATATCCTGGATCAAAGGAATCATGGTGGCCACAAAGGGGATATTGTCCACAAAGGCAGAAGCAATGGCCGACAGCCAGAGGATCAGCATACCGGTGGTGAGCAGTTCCCCGCCGGTTAACTCCAGCGCCTTTTGAGCTATCCATTCAATAACGCCCACTTCTTCCAAGCCGCCTACCAGAATAAACAGGCCGGCAAAGAAGAAAATGACAGGCCATTCCACCGCTTCCAATGCGTGTTCCGGTTCCTCCCTGGTCAGCAGCAGCAGCAGGGCCGCGCCGAACAGGGCAATGGTGGCAGATTCCAGGTGGACATACTGGTGCAGCAAGAAACCGCAAATGGTAACCGCCAAGGCAAAAAGCGATTTCTTAAGCAATACAGGATCCTTAATTTCATCCTTTTCATTCATGGCCATAATATTTCTTTTTAATTCTTCCCGCACCACAAATTGTTTGCGGTAAATCCACTTCAATAAATAAATAGTGACAACCATAATAACAATTACAACCGGAGCTAAGTTAACTACAAAATCCATAAAACCAAGGCCGACGGCGGAACCAATCATAATGTTCGGCGGGTCGCCGATGAGGGTAGCGGTTCCACCGATGTTGGAAGCCAGCACCTCAGCCAGCAATATGGGCATCGGGTTAATTTCCAGCGCCCGGGCAATGGAGAAGGTTACAGGTACAATTAACAGCACGGTGGTTACGTTGTCCAGCAGGGCAGACAATACTGCAGTAATAAGCGACAGCGCCACCATAATGGCCAGGGGTTCGCCCTTGCTTTGCTTGGCGGCCTTGACCGCCAGATACTCAAACACGCCGGAGCGCCTGGTAATACCCACAATAATCATCATACCCACCAGCAGGCCGATAGTATTAAAATCAATGGCTTTAACAGCCTCTTCCTGGTGCAGCACACCGGCAATAATAAGGATCATGGCCCCAAACAGAGCCACCACGGTACGGTGAATTTTTTCGGAAATAATAATTGCGTATGAAATTAAAAAAACGGCGGTTGCAAATATGACTTGACTGTTTCCCTCCACGACGCATCACCTCAGCAATTAGTTTTTTATGGTATTGTCACCGCCACCACCAAGTATTATAATCCTCCTGCCATGTCATTACAATGACTTTGCCAAAAACAAATAATTCAAATAAACCCTGGTTATGTAAAACCAGGGTTTTACCAAGTATTTAACACATAATTTTTATATGTTTAATGTACTAATGCAGGAATGCCGATAATGGGCCAGAAGGTTAAAGAGAAGATGGCCACCATGGCCAGGATGGCTAAACTGGCCGGAATGCCGGTTACAAAGAACTCGCCGGTACTGAATTGTTTAGATTCATAAGCAATGGCGTTGGGTGCCGCACCGATCAGCAGCAGGAAGGGCATACCGGCCATGGCCACTGATGAATACAGCACGATCTCCGGGTTAACTCCCAGGTATTTGGCAATAACCAGAGCCACCGGCAGGCAGATGGAAATAGCTGCCACATTCATAATAAAGTTGGTTAAGATCAATACCAGCAGTGAAATACCCAGCAGGAACACCAACCAGGGCGCATCCTTAATTAAAGACAACCAGCTGACCGCCATCCATTCCGCAGCACCGGTTTGCCACAGGGCAAAACCGATACTCATGGCCCCGGAGAACAACAATACTATATTCCAGGGGATCGATTTTTCCAGGTCTTTAACAGTAAGGACTTTAGTGATGAAGAAGATCAACCCTGCTGCCAGCAAAGGAACTGAACGGTCCATACCCTTTAGGGCGGGAATAAACTTTTGGAAAATCAAGGTGCACAAGGCAAGGGCTACCACGACCAAGACAAAAATTTCCTGTTTGCTGATAGGGCCTAATTTAGCCAGCTCTTGCTGGGCCCGCTGGCGCAGACCGGGTACTTTGATTTTTTCCGGTTTAAAAATGGTAATCATCAGGAAAAAGATCAGGAAGACCGTGACCCAGCCAAAGGGAGCCAAAGCGGCAGAGAATTGCAAAAAGCTAACGTCTTGACCGGTAAATTCTTTGTAAAAACCAACCGCCGCAGGGTTGCGGGCGCCGCCCATCAAGGTGCAAATACTGCCCGCACCGGCTGCAAAAGCCATGCCGATAAATAAAGCTTTACCAAATTTACTGGGTTTGTTCAGATCGCCGCCGTACAAGGCTAAAATAGACATTAAAATGGGAAACATGGTGCCGGCTACCGCAGTATGGGCCATCACGTGAGTTAACAGGGCCGTCAACACAAAAACCCCCAACAGGATTTTACGAGTATCTTCCCCCACTATAACCAGCATTTTATAAGCTATGCGTTTCGTTATGCCACACTGGGTAAAGGCCAACCCCACCAGCAAAGAGCCTAAAATAAACATCACCGTGGGGTCCATAAAATCCCGAAAAGCCTCCTTAGCCGGCCGGATGCCGAAGACCGGCTGCAAAACACCGATGGCAATACTGGTAACACCAATTGGTATAACTTCAAACACCCACCAGATACCGGCCAACAAAAACAGACCCAAGCCTGCTTTGCCCGCTTGCGACAGTTCAAAGGTTTTACCCATAGGATCAACCGCAGGATTTAAAGGTGGCATAAAGTAAAACAACAGTAAGATTGCAAAACCTAAAAGTACAAAGAAATAACGTTTTAATTCACTGTTCACAGCCATCACCCCGTAAAATTAATTAAGGTGCTTATTAGTCAAAAATATATTTACCAACCCACTCTGCTTTGAAATAACAATTTTTCAACAACCTGACATTAGGTGTGCAAACTTAACAACACTAAATATAAATACTTAAACATAGCCCTCCTTTCCTAAAAAATAAAAACCAACGTTATTTGGCCCAAAGAACCAAGATAACGTTGGTTTACTTTATACCAAGCCTGTTCCGGCTTCGCATCCGGTCTACCAACATTTAACCTGCAACTCGCCTGTCAACCTACCTCAGTTGCAGGCCAGTCAGATTGATTTTAATTTTTTTTCCAGATCCGTATTGAGAATGAATACTTCAATTTGTTCCCCGGTGCGAATACTGATGTCACCGTGGCTGCTTACAACCTGGCAATTGGTTAAATCAGCAATCAACTTCTCAATTTGCTCAAGGTATGACTCCCGCAATTCCATGCGAAGCTGTTTCACCAGCGCCCGGCCTTTGCGGCTGTTGCTTACATGCTTTTCTTCTTTGGTAAGAACACCTTTGGACCGAACAATTACCATATCCCGGCAAATCATGGCCCTGGTGATTTCCGGTCCTCGGCCTACCAGTTCCCGTTGAAACTTTATAAAGGCTTCACAAATTTGTCTCTCTAGCAATATCTGCCGGCTCAAGCCCCCTCCCCCTTTTACGACAAATTTCCCGGCATAAATATAAAATAAAAGTAATTTGCATTGACCAACTTAAAATCCTGACAAACAATAAAGCCGTCTTGTGGTTTTGCATGACAAATAAATTTATGTTGTAATGACAAATATTTGTGTCTTTAACGTACAGATTTAAAATAATTCTGTACAGTTCTAAATATTTGTTTGACTCTGGATTTTGTCGCGATTACTCCCTCTGCCTTCGTATTGATAATAATTTCACAACTTTTAAAGTTTCTTAATAAAAATACCCCTTGCTGCCGCACAGCTTAAAAAATTGGCCGGGCCGCAACCGGCCACTGCCTAAAGTATTGAGATGTAACCTGAAATACGTCATTAAACAAACAAGGGCCGGCCCAAAAGGGCCCGCCCCAGGCGGCAAAGCCCAAAAATAAACAAGCATCCCCTTTTTGTACAACGGGATGCTTGTTTAAAGCGCTATATCGCTCTGAATACGGGGTTGCAAAAAAGCTAAAATTGCTTTAGGAACAATCCTCTCTTAAAAAGCCGACCGTTTATAACTTGCTGTGTCCTCGGCAGTTAAACGGCTGTGGGGGCCAGGGCTCCTCCATGGTAAAAAAAACTTTCCTTTACGCCCTGTTCTTCCTTGCTTTCCTCCAGGCTGAGATAGTTTTGGCAGCGGACAGGAATCACTGAAATATCCGTCAGAATAACATAGTCAATCTCCCTGGGTGCCAGTTCTTTTATGCCCGCTTCGGCATTTTGGATGGCCTCTTTGATTAGACGGCTGAGATGAAGCCGGATATCGCATGTTTCTTTACGGGCGCACTTGCCGCACTTTGAGGTACCGTACATCACTAACCCCCCTTTTTATTATTATACCACCGAATCAAAAAGGCCGGCACAAAATACGGAAAAACCCGCAAGTCGTGCCGGCCTACCCAATGCCAAGGTTCACTTCGCACTTTGTCTGCCTTTTTTGCTTTTTCTTAAATTAACTGTTTCGTAAAATTTTGTACAGTCTGATTTAAGCTAATTGACATTAAATTACTTGCCCAATCTAAACATCAGTTCTTATTTCAGCAGTTTGCAAAATATTAAGAAAGTTGCTTTGATTGCTTGCCGATCAGCGGTTTGTTTGGTCCGGAATAACTTCTTATGACCATGAAAACCTCTTTATCAATGCCGCTACAAAAATCCGGACAGGGGAACAAGATTTATTTTTTAACCATAAAAAAAGCGACTGAGAAGTCGCTCAAAGTGTCAACAAACATTAACCGTGGTTTATGATTACCTTTAGCTCCGGTCTGCGCACCGGCAGCACTATGATTCGCTCCGGTCGCCCTTGGGGTCGCCTCAAACTGACCCTCCTGGCCAGGTTCGACCGGCGCCCACAGGATGTGGGCGCCACCCCAATGACTCCTTACGCTCATCAAGGGCTGTAACCCTGCTTCGACAAGTTGCTGGCAGGTGATCATTAAACCACCTTGACTTTCCTTTGTCTATTGTCTGAGCGGCTGAGCAGCCCCTTTAAATAATTAAGCAAGCCGGTTTGTTAAACTTGTTTCTATTTTAAGTATTTTATATAATTAAGTTTTACGCCAATAATCCATATCTTTGGTTATTTATTTACCTACCTGCATGTCGCCTTGACCAAACCGGTAAAATAATCCATCTCAGGGTTAATCAAGCAAGGCTAGGCGCGGACAGTTCTTTCCTGGGTAGAGTATCCGATATTTCTTACAAAAGAACTGGCCTCATCAAGAACTTTGCCCGAAGTGGCAAATACTTCATCTTCTTCCATGAAAACATTGTTGCTGCCCACATGATCAATGATATGCATTTTCTCCAGCATCCGATAAATTTTAGGCGAAACCCCGGACAGCATTACCCGCTTGCCGTCACTCTGAGCTCTGTTAATAAATGATTCTATTACTTCTAAAGCGGTAATATCAATCACAGAAATGCCCTTAAAACGAATCAAGAATACCTTTGCATCAGAATAATTATCTGATAACTTCTTCTCCAGGTCTGAAGCAGAGCCAAAATACAGGTTGCCTTCCAGCTGAAAAATTGATATTGAGGGATTTTCGCCGTTAATGGTCTGCTCCACAAACCTGCCGTCACTGACCCTGACCGGTGCCAGGGTTTTTACACCGGCTACGCCGGAATCCTTCAAATAAAGGATCAGCGACAGAGCCACCCCGGCATAAATAGCCTGTTCAAGCTCGGGAGCAAATATGGTGGTCAGCATGGTTACCAGCAAAACAGCCGCATCGTTACGGTTGGTTTTTAAAACTTTAACCAGTGCTTTTTTATCTATCATGGAGTAAGCAACAACCATGATCACGCCGGCTAAGCTGGCGTTAGGAATATATTTGGCGTAGGGGGCAAAGAAAATCAGCACTAACAGCATTATAACACCAACCAGTACACCGGCTAGCCGGGTGCGCCCCCCGTTTTGGTAGGTGATGGCGGAACGGGTAAAAGAACCCGAGCCTGCGATACAGCTGAAGAAACCGCCAACCATATTGGCCAATCCCTGACCGATAAACTCCTGGTTAGGATCAATTTTCTGCAAGGTTTTGGCCGCTATCGCCTTGGAGATAGAAACCGCTTCTACTAATCCTATAATTGCGATGACCAGGGCGCCCGCACTTAAATCAGCAATGGCTTTGGGACTAAAGTTGGGTTGACTTAGCGGCGGGATAGCCTGGGGAATTTGACCCACAATTTTAACACCGTATTTTTCTAAATTAAGAGTCATCACCAAAACCACTGAAAAAATAACTCCCAACAGTGCCCCGGGTAGGTTTTTATTTATTTTTTTACAAATAACAATTACCGCAATAGTAAAAATCCCCAAACCAAAGGCCACATAGTTTAATTTATCAATGTTTTGCAAACAAATAATTACTTTATCAATACTGGACAGGTGACCTTTGGGCAATTTGATTCCCATCAAGTTATTAAGCTGGCCCATTGCAATGATTATACCGGCACCGGCAGTAAAGCCAACAATCACTGCGTGGGATACATAGTTAACCAGAGAGCCCAAGCGCAAAACTCCCATTAAAAATTGAATCGCACCCACCAAAAAGGTCAGTAAAAACAAGTTGGCAAAGAAATTATCCTGTCCCGCAAAGGGCACCATGTATGCGGCAATCAAGAGCGAAATAGCATTAGTTGGCCCGGTGGCCAGCTGGTGCGAACTACCAAAAGAAGACGCAACAATAGTGAGAACTATGCCTGCATACAGGCCGTAAGCCGGGTGGACACCGGCAATCATGGCATAAGCCATGGTTTGAGGCAAAGCCACCACAGCAACCGTAAGTGCTGCAACTAAATCAAATTTAAAGTCTTTTTTGTCGTAGCTTTTCAAGGTGTCTAAAATCGGCACAAACTTTAAAATGTTCATAAGCACAGCCCCCAATAACAGTTTTGATCACAAAAGGTGCTTTAAATACGATGTCATTAAGTATTTGTGAAACAAAGTGCTTCCATGGTTAAAAATAATAATAAAGGTGCTTAGTTAATTAAAAGTTATAGCTCTAAAGCAGCATAATTTTTCTGTTCTTTCAACCGCTCCTCTCTTTTAATTAATAACCATATATCTACCGGGCCGGGAATATAAGGTTTTGTCCGTTTTCCTCAGCCGGTTAGCATGCAAAACAGCTTTACAATTTTCTAAAATGCGGTATCTTAACCATCCCGGTTCTAAAACCTCAACTTCACTGCCCCATTGCACCAAAACACCGGCCATTTCTCTTGCCCGGTATGTTTTTAACAAAAGAATATACCGGCCATCCTTCTGCCGTTGTTTAGCTATAAGTTCGGTTGCCAATCTCTCGGTTACACTGCCTATCACTCTGGGGGACACTCTGATTTTAATTTCTTCCAAATCACCATCATTTCTTGCAGCAAGCACCACTGTTTGTCCGCTTGCATTAACAGCATCTGCATGATTAAAACCCGCAACGGAGATATTGAGAGGCAACACCGTACCCAGCTTGCTCAGCCACAGTCTAAATAAAAATTCTTTGACAAAAGACCTGGATATAGCTATTTGCTTGCTTAACTGCGACAACTCATCCAACATATTAAGCAACGGCATTTCGTTTGGCAGGCTGTTTTCAGTTTCTCTTAACGTATACCCGCCGGTTTCTGCCGTCTCTGTCGGCGCAACCTTTAAAATTTCGTACCCTAACTTTTGTAATTCATTAAGGTAACGGTATACCTGTCTGGTGCTCACCCCGCAACTTACAGCCAGGTGGGCCAGGGACACTCCTTGACCCCGATGCCGTTTTATTTCTGTTAAAACTGTTTCCAAATTACGGGTATGGTTATGTTTTACTTTTTTTAAATATTTTCCGGCCATACCATCACCCCTGATTAAGAGTTCATAAAATACCGGACAACGGATGCCTCTCCCTGGGCAAAATCTGTTTGTGACTCTGCTAATACTTTTAAGATAAGCAATTTTTCCTCTGGCCCCATATCACGCAAAACTTCATCAACCACCTGCAGGCTTGCGAAAAAAGGAGCTTTTTTTACAAGGGGGAGCAGCAGCATACTTAACCTCACCACATTCCCATTGAGGCAGGGATAAGCGGCACAAAGATCAACGGCTTGCTCCGATTTGGCCAATACTTCATGCCAATTGACTTCGCCCTCGGCTACCCTTTGTCCGTGTTCACGCAACCTATTCAGCAAATTGTCCAAGCATCTGCTGCTGTCAGCGTCTCCTGTGGTTGGCATACAATCGTAAGCCTTAGCCATAACTTACCTCCATTAGGAAAAACCGTTAGCCTCCACCAACTCACTTACCTCTTTGAAAATCTCTACCGTTCTGACCATCCCTACAATTTGTCCCTTATCCTCCACCGGTATCAACTCTAGATTTTCTTCCATTAACAGGCATATCGCATCCAAAATATTGTCATTAACATTGACCGTGACTTTTCCTATCGGCTTCATCACCTCTTTTACCTTTTTAGCGGCCTGCAAAAGACATAAACTTGTAAAAACCCCTTCCCGATACTTAAAACCTTCACTCAGGGCCTTTCTTGATATTTTTAAAGAATTGATAATATCGCGAAAACTAAGAGTTCCTACCAGTTTTTTATTATGATCAAAAACCAGCACTGAACGATGAGCCTGTGACCCGGCTGAACAACCGGCAAAAAAAGTACATTTTAGGACAAACATGGCATCCCGTAAAGAGTTCTCCAAAAAAACCGTTGCATAGTCTTGAATGGGTAACATAATGTGTTTTACTTTTTTCTCTTTTGGGCCGGGCATCTAAAACTCACACCCCTTAAGCAAATAAACCGCGCCCCCGTTTAATTTTAGTCATCATCTTTCTCATGTTTATCCAGGGAAAAATACCTTTTCATAACTTCCGCCAGCAACTTGCTTGTTTCAATTTCGTTGTGGATGTTACAGGAATCAAACTTCTCTTGAACCCACTCAGCAAACTGTGCAGCGGTCATTAACCTTACCTCCCCTATTATTATGCAAGCACATTTTGTTTGTTATCAGACACAAACCAACCCTTCAGACTTGTTGCGTCACAAAAAATGTCTATTACCGTTCATTTTTCTTTAGCAGTTAAATCACTTGTGGTATAATAAATTAAATTGCCAAACAAGATTTAACTTTGATTTTTATTGCCTTGTCATGGTCCTTTTGATCAGTTTATATAGATTTTTTAAAGCAAAACTCATGCCATAAAATAAACCTGCCAAAACTTCAGCAATATTTGTTTTATTGTCTATTTTTAAGCAAGAGTTGGTTGGTTGTTAACACGAATTTTTATTAAATCAAGGCACACCTTAATTTGCAAGCAATAACCTAATAGTTTCAATGATTTATTGGTGTTTGTTTTTATACGGTCAGCTGCTTCTTTTGTCTGTTATTATGCACTAAGGGGTGTTGTGGTGTTTAAAATTTTTAAAAATAAATCCTTTGCCACACAAATTATGGTAACAGTTTCAGCTATTTTGTTAATTCCTATCCTGGTTATGGTTTATGACATTTTTTTTGCCGGGGCTAAGGATGAAATGTTGCTAAAAACCAAAGAAGAACGATTGGGTACCATGGTTAAAGCCACAGTACGCGAGCTCAACAGTTTTCTGCAATACCAAGCTGGTTCAACAGACCCGCAAGTATCTGCCAAAACACTGGAGGGCCTGGCAAATACTTTTAAGATGGCCGCCAAACCGTTGTCTGAGGCTAATCCAGGGGTTCGCTTGGGACTCTATGTTCCTGCCACCAAAGATCTTTATGTATATGGCTTTTTGCACCAGTACCGCCCGCAAACGCCGGAAGAAAAAAAAGCACGGGAACAGCGCATATTAAATGAAGCCTCATCCGGCATCACGGCGGTAACCGCCACCAAAGAACCCCTTTCCCGCATTACCGGTTCTCTGGGTGATCAAACCTTCGAATACCTGATGCCGGTTATGCATAAGAACCAACTGGTTGCCATTGCCTGGGCGGATGAACAAGTTCACCCGGTGTTTGCCCAAAGCAGGCAGTTCAGCCTGATAACCCGCTACCTGACACTTTTCGGTTTGATCTTCGGTCTTGGGGCCGCTCTTTACGTCATTCACAACCTGGCCTCGGAAGTGCAAGTTATTAAGAATGGCCTATTAAGCATGGAGGAAGATATAGATAAGAGATTGCCGGCAATGCCGGGGGAAATCGGTGAAGTTGTGCAAGCTATCAATAATTTGGCAGACTCTTTAAAGGAAAAGAAAAGGTTGCAGGAAGAATTGATGCGCTCTGAGCGACTGGCAGCCCTTGGCCGCTTGGTGACCGGGGTTGCCCATGAATTAAGAAATCCGTTGGGCATAGTTAAGGCCACAGTTCAGGTCATGGAGGGAGAATTTAAGTCATTACAGGAGTTAAAAGAATATACCCGGGTTATTTGCGAACAAGTTGACCGGGGTAATAAAGTTATTCAAGAATTACTGGACTTCGGGCGGCCCAGCAAGCCTATTGTCAGCCCCACCGATATAAACGGGCTTCTTGATTCGGTATTGACTTTCACCTCCCCCATGCTGCGGCAAAATAAAATCCAACTGACCAAGGATTTTTCTGCCAACCTGCCGGCTGCGGCCATTGAAGGAGATAAAATAAAGCAGGTTTTTGTCAACTTAATTTTAAATGCTATCCAAGCGATGCCCGGCGGAGGTAAGCTGACAATACAAACCGCAACTGCACCGGGATTTATTCATGTTAGCTTTACGGACACCGGCCAGGGCATCGCTGCCCGGCACTTGCCGCACATTTTTGATCCTTTTTACAGCACCAAGGAAGAGGGGGCCGGGTTGGGTTTATCCATCTGTCACCAGATTGTCCGCATGCACGGCGGTAAAATATGGGTGGCGCAAACTTCGCCTGCCGGCACTACTTTTACCGTCAGCCTGCCCCAAGCCAACCTGCAGGAAGGATGTGATATCGATTGAATAAAATATTAATCATCGACGATGAAGAACACATGTGCTGGGCCCTGGAAAAAGGACTGCGCCAGGAAGGTTACCATGTGCTGACAACCACCAGGGCCAGGGAAGGCCTGGAATTAATTCGTAAAGAAACACCTTCCCTGGTCATCCTTGACTTGAAAATGCCTGAGCTGGACGGTTTAGAAGTCTTGCTGCGGGCAAAAGATTTGCTGCCCAAGCTGCCTGTAATCATGATCACGGCCCACGGTACTATTGACACTGCCATCGAAGCTATGAAATTGGGTGCCACCGATTACATTACCAAACCCTTTGATTTAGATGAACTTAAACTGGTAGTTAAACAGGCATTAATGGTGAGTCAGCTGCAGGAGGAAGTGTCCTTCCTGCGTTCTGAACTAAATAAAAAATATGGCCAAATTATCGGTA
This window of the Desulforamulus hydrothermalis Lam5 = DSM 18033 genome carries:
- the ligD gene encoding non-homologous end-joining DNA ligase; translated protein: MVATAVTEVTLEGKQLKLSNLSKLIWPEGLTKAHLIKYYTDIAPFLLPHIKGRPLVMKRYPHGVSGEYFYHKECPDYAPEWMQTVSIRHSKKRVNYIVCHDTATLVWLANQGCIEMHAWLSRHPRVEYPDLAVIDLDPGRQAAFQDVLAVAEVVRQVLDYLGLLGFPKTSGAAGIHIFIPIRPVYTFREVTGAMEWLAGLVTRAVPDKATVTRALAAREPHKVYVDYLQNTRGKSMAWTYSLRPLPGAPVSTPVLWEEIEAGCIMPSDFTLNTVFCRLKELGDLHHDMFKQAQDLSQILSLTANS
- a CDS encoding DUF2294 domain-containing protein; the encoded protein is MSRQILLERQICEAFIKFQRELVGRGPEITRAMICRDMVIVRSKGVLTKEEKHVSNSRKGRALVKQLRMELRESYLEQIEKLIADLTNCQVVSSHGDISIRTGEQIEVFILNTDLEKKLKSI
- a CDS encoding SulP family inorganic anion transporter, with translation MNILKFVPILDTLKSYDKKDFKFDLVAALTVAVVALPQTMAYAMIAGVHPAYGLYAGIVLTIVASSFGSSHQLATGPTNAISLLIAAYMVPFAGQDNFFANLFLLTFLVGAIQFLMGVLRLGSLVNYVSHAVIVGFTAGAGIIIAMGQLNNLMGIKLPKGHLSSIDKVIICLQNIDKLNYVAFGLGIFTIAVIVICKKINKNLPGALLGVIFSVVLVMTLNLEKYGVKIVGQIPQAIPPLSQPNFSPKAIADLSAGALVIAIIGLVEAVSISKAIAAKTLQKIDPNQEFIGQGLANMVGGFFSCIAGSGSFTRSAITYQNGGRTRLAGVLVGVIMLLVLIFFAPYAKYIPNASLAGVIMVVAYSMIDKKALVKVLKTNRNDAAVLLVTMLTTIFAPELEQAIYAGVALSLILYLKDSGVAGVKTLAPVRVSDGRFVEQTINGENPSISIFQLEGNLYFGSASDLEKKLSDNYSDAKVFLIRFKGISVIDITALEVIESFINRAQSDGKRVMLSGVSPKIYRMLEKMHIIDHVGSNNVFMEEDEVFATSGKVLDEASSFVRNIGYSTQERTVRA
- a CDS encoding SLC13 family permease, which codes for MAVNSELKRYFFVLLGFAILLLFYFMPPLNPAVDPMGKTFELSQAGKAGLGLFLLAGIWWVFEVIPIGVTSIAIGVLQPVFGIRPAKEAFRDFMDPTVMFILGSLLVGLAFTQCGITKRIAYKMLVIVGEDTRKILLGVFVLTALLTHVMAHTAVAGTMFPILMSILALYGGDLNKPSKFGKALFIGMAFAAGAGSICTLMGGARNPAAVGFYKEFTGQDVSFLQFSAALAPFGWVTVFLIFFLMITIFKPEKIKVPGLRQRAQQELAKLGPISKQEIFVLVVVALALCTLIFQKFIPALKGMDRSVPLLAAGLIFFITKVLTVKDLEKSIPWNIVLLFSGAMSIGFALWQTGAAEWMAVSWLSLIKDAPWLVFLLGISLLVLILTNFIMNVAAISICLPVALVIAKYLGVNPEIVLYSSVAMAGMPFLLLIGAAPNAIAYESKQFSTGEFFVTGIPASLAILAMVAIFSLTFWPIIGIPALVH
- the dprA gene encoding DNA-processing protein DprA, giving the protein MQNREYWICWQLLMPGAGRRVWEIINYFGSPEQAWQASQNRLAAIPLLGREGARRLVKRRESLQYHRLLSYLEKINCQIITIADSGYPPLLKAIYDPPPALFVRGHLPDVEQAALAIVGSRRPTPYGLAAAESFAAELAGTGLTIVSGMARGIDSAAHHGALRTGCTIAVLGCGPDVVYPRENERLMKQIMEKGAVLTEYPPGTVPQPWHFPSRNRIISGLSRGVLVVEAAAKSGALITADLALEQGREVMAVPGNINSNLSAGTNLLIRQGARLVTRPADVCEELGLGDLSLGQAPKSLAAYDLTGLEIKVLHALTHLPQSMEEIVAACRLEAGQVAAALTVLELRGLARMLPGKMYAAAGL
- a CDS encoding SLC13 family permease, encoding MEGNSQVIFATAVFLISYAIIISEKIHRTVVALFGAMILIIAGVLHQEEAVKAIDFNTIGLLVGMMIIVGITRRSGVFEYLAVKAAKQSKGEPLAIMVALSLITAVLSALLDNVTTVLLIVPVTFSIARALEINPMPILLAEVLASNIGGTATLIGDPPNIMIGSAVGLGFMDFVVNLAPVVIVIMVVTIYLLKWIYRKQFVVREELKRNIMAMNEKDEIKDPVLLKKSLFALAVTICGFLLHQYVHLESATIALFGAALLLLLTREEPEHALEAVEWPVIFFFAGLFILVGGLEEVGVIEWIAQKALELTGGELLTTGMLILWLSAIASAFVDNIPFVATMIPLIQDMGRLGGIANLDPLWWSLALGACLGGNGTIIGASANVVVAGMAEKQGIRFTFLGFMKVAFPLMLVSIIISSVYLYFFYLT